In a genomic window of Homo sapiens chromosome 22, GRCh38.p14 Primary Assembly:
- the ADORA2A gene encoding adenosine receptor A2a, translating to MPIMGSSVYITVELAIAVLAILGNVLVCWAVWLNSNLQNVTNYFVVSLAAADIAVGVLAIPFAITISTGFCAACHGCLFIACFVLVLTQSSIFSLLAIAIDRYIAIRIPLRYNGLVTGTRAKGIIAICWVLSFAIGLTPMLGWNNCGQPKEGKNHSQGCGEGQVACLFEDVVPMNYMVYFNFFACVLVPLLLMLGVYLRIFLAARRQLKQMESQPLPGERARSTLQKEVHAAKSLAIIVGLFALCWLPLHIINCFTFFCPDCSHAPLWLMYLAIVLSHTNSVVNPFIYAYRIREFRQTFRKIIRSHVLRQQEPFKAAGTSARVLAAHGSDGEQVSLRLNGHPPGVWANGSAPHPERRPNGYALGLVSGGSAQESQGNTGLPDVELLSHELKGVCPEPPGLDDPLAQDGAGVS from the exons ATGCCCATCATGGGCTCCTCGGTGTACATCACGGTGGAGCTGGCCATTGCTGTGCTGGCCATCCTGGGCAATGTGCTGGTGTGCTGGGCCGTGTGGCTCAACAGCAACCTGCAGAACGTCACCAACTACTTTGTGGTGTCACTGGCGGCGGCCGACATCGCAGTGGGTGTGCTCGCCATCCCCTTTGCCATCACCATCAGCACCGGGTTCTGCGCTGCCTGCCACGGCTGCCTCTTCATTGCCTGCTTCGTCCTGGTCCTCACGCAGAGCTCCATCTTCAGTCTCCTGGCCATCGCCATTGACCGCTACATTGCCATCCGCATCCCGCTCCG GTACAATGGCTTGGTGACCGGCACGAGGGCTAAGGGCATCATTGCCATCTGCTGGGTGCTGTCGTTTGCCATCGGCCTGACTCCCATGCTAGGTTGGAACAACTGCGGTCAGCCAAAGGAGGGCAAGAACCACTCCCAGGGCTGCGGGGAGGGCCAAGTGGCCTGTCTCTTTGAGGATGTGGTCCCCATGAACTACATGGTGTACTTCAACTTCTTTGCCTGTGTGCTGGTGCCCCTGCTGCTCATGCTGGGTGTCTATTTGCGGATCTTCCTGGCGGCGCGACGACAGCTGAAGCAGATGGAGAGCCAGCCTCTGCCGGGGGAGCGGGCACGGTCCACACTGCAGAAGGAGGTCCATGCTGCCAAGTCACTGGCCATCATTGTGGGGCTCTTTGCCCTCTGCTGGCTGCCCCTACACATCATCAACTGCTTCACTTTCTTCTGCCCCGACTGCAGCCACGCCCCTCTCTGGCTCATGTACCTGGCCATCGTCCTCTCCCACACCAATTCGGTTGTGAATCCCTTCATCTACGCCTACCGTATCCGCGAGTTCCGCCAGACCTTCCGCAAGATCATTCGCAGCCACGTCCTGAGGCAGCAAGAACCTTTCAAGGCAGCTGGCACCAGTGCCCGGGTCTTGGCAGCTCATGGCAGTGACGGAGAGCAGGTCAGCCTCCGTCTCAACGGCCACCCGCCAGGAGTGTGGGCCAACGGCAGTGCTCCCCACCCTGAGCGGAGGCCCAATGGCTATGCCCTGGGGCTGGTGAGTGGAGGGAGTGCCCAAGAGTCCCAGGGGAACACGGGCCTCCCAGACGTGGAGCTCCTTAGCCATGAGCTCAAGGGAGTGTGCCCAGAGCCCCCTGGCCTAGATGACCCCCTGGCCCAGGATGGAGCAGGAGTGTCCTGA